In Polaribacter sp. Hel_I_88, the following proteins share a genomic window:
- the aroQ gene encoding type II 3-dehydroquinate dehydratase — MKIIIINGPNLNLLGKREPEIYGSDTFEDFYRTLQLKYKNVELSYFQSNIEGELINKLHEVGFSFDGIILNAAAYTHTSVGIGDAVKGIETPVVEVHISNIHAREEFRQHSYIAPNAKGVLFGFGLKGYELAIQSFL; from the coding sequence ATGAAAATCATTATTATAAACGGACCAAACTTAAATCTTTTAGGAAAACGTGAACCAGAAATTTATGGCTCAGATACTTTTGAAGATTTTTATAGAACTTTACAATTAAAGTATAAAAATGTAGAATTGTCTTATTTTCAATCGAATATTGAAGGTGAACTTATTAATAAATTACATGAAGTTGGTTTTAGTTTTGATGGTATTATTTTAAATGCAGCTGCTTATACACACACTTCAGTAGGTATTGGAGATGCTGTAAAAGGTATTGAAACACCTGTTGTAGAAGTACATATTTCTAACATTCACGCTCGTGAAGAATTTAGGCAGCATAGCTATATAGCTCCAAATGCAAAAGGTGTTTTATTTGGTTTTGGTTTAAAAGGCTACGAATTAGCTATACAAAGTTTTTTGTAA
- the rny gene encoding ribonuclease Y, whose translation MEGMILPIIMGVLIGIALGFVIFKSMEKAKGKKMLNGVRKEAATILKEAKIDAESVKKDKILQAKEKFIELKSEHEKVILTREKKISDVEKRIRDRESKVASEYDKNKRLNQSLEQKEKDYDYKLDFLEKKEDDLDKMHKRHVDMLEQISGLSAEEAKKELVSSLKEEAKSEAMAFVQTSIEEAKLTAEQEARKVVLGTIQRVGVEQAVENCVSVFNLESDDVKGRIIGREGRNIRALEAATGVEIIVDDTPEAIILSCFDPVRREIARLSMHKLVTDGRIHPARIEEIVKKTENQIHQEIIEVGKRTVIDLGIHGLHPELIKTVGRMKYRSSYGQNLLQHSREVANLCGIMASELGLNAKLAKRAGLLHDIGKVPNEESELPHALLGMQWAEKYGEKEEVCNAIGAHHDEIEMKSLLSPIVQVCDAISGARPGARRQVLDSYIQRLKDLEEIAFGFTGVQKAYAIQAGRELRVMVESDKVNDTKAAELSFSISQKIQNDMTYPGQVKVTVIRETRAVNVAK comes from the coding sequence ATGGAAGGAATGATACTACCCATTATTATGGGAGTTTTAATAGGAATAGCTTTAGGTTTTGTAATCTTTAAATCGATGGAAAAAGCTAAAGGTAAAAAAATGCTTAATGGGGTTAGAAAAGAGGCAGCCACTATCTTAAAAGAAGCTAAAATAGATGCAGAATCTGTTAAGAAAGATAAAATTTTACAAGCAAAAGAAAAATTTATTGAACTTAAATCTGAGCATGAAAAAGTTATTTTAACAAGAGAAAAAAAGATTTCTGATGTAGAGAAAAGAATTAGAGATAGAGAATCTAAAGTGGCATCAGAATATGATAAAAATAAGCGTTTAAATCAATCTTTAGAACAAAAAGAAAAAGATTACGATTATAAACTAGACTTTTTAGAAAAGAAAGAAGATGATTTAGATAAAATGCACAAACGTCATGTAGATATGTTAGAACAAATTTCTGGCTTATCTGCTGAAGAAGCTAAAAAAGAATTGGTTTCTTCTTTAAAAGAGGAAGCAAAATCAGAAGCAATGGCTTTTGTACAAACATCTATTGAAGAAGCAAAATTAACAGCAGAACAAGAAGCAAGAAAAGTTGTTTTAGGAACCATACAAAGAGTGGGTGTAGAGCAAGCTGTAGAAAACTGTGTTTCTGTTTTTAATTTAGAGTCAGATGATGTTAAAGGAAGAATTATTGGTAGAGAAGGACGTAATATTAGAGCCTTAGAAGCTGCAACTGGTGTAGAAATTATTGTTGATGATACTCCTGAAGCAATTATTCTTTCTTGTTTTGATCCTGTTCGTAGAGAAATTGCCCGTTTATCAATGCACAAATTGGTGACAGATGGTAGAATTCACCCAGCAAGAATTGAAGAAATTGTTAAGAAAACCGAAAATCAAATTCACCAAGAAATTATAGAAGTTGGTAAAAGAACAGTGATTGATTTAGGGATTCATGGTTTACATCCAGAATTGATTAAAACTGTAGGTCGTATGAAATACAGATCTTCTTATGGACAAAATTTATTACAACACTCGCGAGAAGTTGCGAATCTTTGTGGAATAATGGCATCAGAATTAGGCTTAAACGCAAAATTAGCCAAAAGAGCAGGTTTGTTGCATGATATTGGTAAAGTACCAAATGAAGAAAGTGAATTACCTCACGCACTTTTAGGAATGCAATGGGCTGAAAAATATGGCGAAAAGGAAGAAGTTTGTAATGCAATTGGAGCTCACCATGATGAAATAGAAATGAAGAGTTTATTGTCTCCAATAGTACAGGTTTGTGATGCAATTTCTGGTGCAAGGCCTGGTGCAAGACGTCAAGTTTTGGATTCTTACATTCAACGTTTAAAAGATTTAGAAGAAATTGCTTTCGGTTTTACTGGGGTTCAAAAAGCCTATGCTATCCAAGCTGGTCGTGAATTACGTGTTATGGTTGAAAGTGATAAAGTAAACGACACAAAAGCGGCTGAATTATCGTTTAGTATTTCGCAAAAAATACAAAATGATATGACGTATCCAGGACAAGTAAAAGTTACTGTAATTAGAGAAACTAGAGCTGTGAATGTGGCTAAATAA
- a CDS encoding cell division protein ZapA: MSGKLKIKIIIAGRTYPLSVNNTKEEEAMRKAATAINKLISMYEQNYAVSDKQDVLAMSALQFASKLELLSLNKTDIKEEEMQKLNALTKLVSSHLE; the protein is encoded by the coding sequence GTGAGTGGAAAATTAAAGATTAAAATTATAATTGCAGGTAGAACCTACCCTTTAAGTGTTAATAACACTAAAGAAGAAGAAGCAATGCGTAAAGCAGCAACTGCAATCAATAAGTTAATTTCTATGTACGAACAAAATTATGCAGTAAGCGATAAACAAGATGTTTTAGCTATGTCTGCATTGCAATTTGCTTCGAAATTAGAGTTATTATCTTTAAATAAAACTGATATTAAAGAAGAAGAAATGCAAAAATTAAATGCCCTTACTAAACTGGTAAGTAGTCATTTAGAATAA
- a CDS encoding outer membrane beta-barrel protein: MKKVILVFALVLSSLAANAQLSVSVNAGLPVSDVEEFSSFALSGDVGYSFATESNLMLGVSVGFLNYFGKDYEVLGTTFEAESTQFLPVAGSLMFRLTDSLSAGSKLGYAFGINDGNDGGFYYKPMLSYAVGNETSLSLFYEGVSNDGINANNVGLGFTFGL; this comes from the coding sequence ATGAAAAAAGTAATTTTAGTATTCGCTTTAGTTTTAAGTTCATTAGCTGCAAATGCACAGCTTTCGGTTAGTGTAAATGCAGGTTTACCAGTTTCAGATGTAGAGGAGTTTTCTTCTTTTGCATTAAGTGGAGATGTTGGTTACTCTTTTGCAACTGAAAGCAATTTAATGTTAGGAGTTTCTGTAGGTTTTTTAAATTATTTTGGAAAAGACTATGAGGTATTAGGTACAACTTTTGAGGCTGAATCTACACAGTTTTTACCAGTAGCTGGTTCTTTAATGTTTCGATTAACAGATAGTTTATCAGCAGGTTCTAAGCTTGGTTACGCATTTGGAATTAATGATGGAAATGATGGTGGATTTTATTACAAACCAATGTTAAGTTATGCAGTTGGTAATGAAACAAGTTTATCTTTATTTTATGAAGGTGTTAGTAATGATGGCATCAATGCTAATAATGTAGGTTTAGGATTTACGTTTGGCTTATAA
- a CDS encoding TM2 domain-containing protein, whose protein sequence is MKKSLTIYTFLFAFLAFSFTAEASFPVKKTVKTVEITKGDTVEKEEVTNYTAVSYSGKSQTTALLLSIFLGGLGIDRFYLGYTLLGVLKLITLGGFGIWYIIDLVMIITGDLQPKNGSYSKTL, encoded by the coding sequence ATGAAAAAATCATTAACTATTTACACATTTTTATTTGCTTTTCTAGCATTTTCATTTACAGCTGAAGCATCTTTTCCTGTAAAAAAAACAGTTAAAACTGTTGAAATTACAAAAGGAGATACTGTAGAAAAAGAAGAAGTAACCAATTACACAGCTGTTTCTTATTCTGGAAAAAGCCAAACAACAGCACTTTTATTATCTATCTTTTTAGGTGGTTTAGGTATTGATCGTTTTTATTTAGGATACACTTTACTAGGTGTTCTTAAATTGATAACATTAGGTGGATTTGGAATTTGGTATATTATAGATCTTGTAATGATTATTACTGGAGATTTACAACCAAAAAATGGTAGTTATTCTAAAACTTTATAA
- a CDS encoding S41 family peptidase: MKKFTLFLIAILFIFSCERKETSFIDPTTDDDINYFIWSGLNLYYLWQKDVPDLSDNRFANFDELYAYFRGFESQESIFESLLNRPEDRFSVIVDDYIALENSFQGINLSNGMEFGLVQYRNGSTNVFGYVRYVVPNSDAVTKDVKRGMIFNQVDGNQLTVNNFSNLLFGSSTNYTIGLADFNDGNPTSNGTSISLSKSEIQENPIAISKIINDGGQKIGYLMYNQFARNYDSELNAAFANFKAENIDNLIIDLRYNPGGSVSSATYLGSMITGQFDGMLYSKEVWNSKVTSALAADRFINNFTNQIRNTDASGNVISQENINTLGLNNVYFIVTNSSASASELVINSLSSYIDVALIGTTTRGKQVGSITLYDSDNFQRTGDNLNTNHRYAMQPLVFEISNKDNKNYPGGLIPASTDFPGVDLGENYGDLGVLGERSDPLLDRALIYISTGAKSYSSKNSFYNFDEIYDSKLATPASDYMFVEARK, translated from the coding sequence ATGAAAAAATTTACATTATTTTTAATAGCAATTCTATTTATATTTTCTTGCGAAAGAAAAGAAACTTCATTTATTGATCCTACAACAGATGATGACATCAATTATTTTATTTGGTCAGGTTTAAACTTATACTATTTATGGCAAAAGGATGTGCCTGATTTATCTGATAATAGGTTTGCTAATTTTGACGAATTATACGCCTATTTTAGAGGTTTTGAATCTCAAGAAAGTATTTTTGAGAGTTTATTAAACAGACCAGAAGATCGTTTTTCTGTAATTGTTGATGATTATATTGCCTTAGAAAACTCTTTTCAAGGTATTAATTTAAGCAATGGAATGGAATTTGGGTTGGTACAATACAGAAACGGAAGTACAAATGTATTTGGTTACGTACGTTATGTAGTACCAAATTCTGACGCTGTTACTAAAGACGTTAAAAGAGGTATGATTTTTAATCAAGTTGATGGGAATCAACTTACTGTAAATAATTTTAGTAATTTACTGTTTGGCAGTTCTACGAATTATACCATTGGTTTAGCAGACTTTAATGACGGAAATCCAACTAGTAATGGAACGTCTATTTCTTTATCAAAATCTGAAATTCAAGAAAATCCAATTGCAATATCAAAAATAATTAATGATGGAGGTCAAAAAATAGGATATTTAATGTACAACCAATTTGCTAGAAATTACGATAGCGAATTAAACGCTGCTTTTGCAAATTTTAAAGCCGAAAATATCGATAATTTAATTATAGATTTAAGATATAATCCAGGAGGATCTGTTAGTTCTGCAACGTATCTAGGCAGCATGATTACTGGTCAGTTTGATGGTATGTTGTATTCTAAAGAAGTTTGGAATAGTAAAGTTACTAGTGCTTTAGCTGCAGATCGATTCATTAATAATTTTACAAATCAAATTAGAAATACAGATGCAAGTGGAAATGTTATTTCCCAAGAAAACATTAATACTTTAGGGCTAAATAACGTTTATTTTATTGTTACAAATAGTTCAGCATCAGCATCAGAATTGGTTATTAATTCTTTAAGTTCTTATATTGATGTTGCTTTAATAGGTACAACAACCAGAGGAAAACAAGTAGGTTCTATCACTTTGTATGATTCAGACAATTTTCAAAGAACAGGCGATAATTTAAATACAAATCATAGATATGCAATGCAACCTTTGGTTTTTGAAATTAGTAATAAAGACAATAAGAATTATCCTGGAGGATTAATACCTGCAAGTACCGATTTTCCTGGAGTAGATTTAGGTGAAAATTATGGAGATTTAGGTGTTTTAGGTGAACGTTCAGATCCATTATTGGATAGAGCATTAATTTATATTTCTACAGGAGCTAAAAGCTATTCTTCTAAAAATAGTTTTTATAATTTTGATGAAATTTACGACTCTAAATTGGCAACACCTGCAAGCGATTATATGTTTGTTGAGGCTCGAAAATAA
- a CDS encoding DUF4252 domain-containing protein produces the protein MKKIIILIAFIVAPMFANAQSIFDSLEDMDGVDMVIVTKDAFELLNKFKSKDIKNDGNEVMQAFEIINDLKEFKMFSTSNLEIASKMEKMVNSSIKNSNLTQLMRIKQDDSRIKIYVKATKNKDYVSEVLMFIKGIDKETKGLSEAMVMSLTGNIDINKMSDFTDKIVKENQ, from the coding sequence ATGAAAAAAATAATAATATTAATAGCGTTTATAGTAGCACCAATGTTCGCAAACGCGCAAAGTATCTTTGATAGTTTAGAAGATATGGATGGAGTAGATATGGTAATTGTTACCAAAGATGCTTTCGAATTGTTAAACAAATTTAAATCTAAAGATATTAAAAACGATGGTAATGAAGTGATGCAAGCTTTTGAAATCATTAACGATTTAAAAGAGTTTAAAATGTTTTCCACAAGTAATTTAGAGATTGCTTCTAAAATGGAGAAAATGGTAAACTCGTCTATCAAAAACTCGAATTTAACCCAATTAATGCGAATAAAACAAGATGATTCTCGTATTAAAATTTATGTAAAAGCAACAAAAAATAAAGATTACGTAAGTGAGGTTTTAATGTTTATAAAAGGGATTGATAAAGAAACAAAAGGATTGTCTGAAGCTATGGTGATGTCTTTAACTGGTAATATAGACATCAACAAAATGTCTGACTTTACAGATAAAATTGTAAAAGAAAACCAATAA
- a CDS encoding S41 family peptidase, with the protein MKINFKIILLLICISTIVGCTKEYEIPQDLVISDFVWKGLNAYYLHQDLVPDLADTRFNSDEQLNNYLRSFPDYTTLFSSLLISSDVKSTLVEDYNTLTEPLPRTAFTNGLEFGIIANPANSDTVLGYVTHILPNSNASTKNIVRGEYFFAVNGVQLTKTNFQDLLLNGSDTFTLQMANFDGTIIIPNTKTVSLEKQAYTYPTTFIEKVIPVNKENIGYLMYQNDFSNNYINDLNNTFLNFKNQNVTKLILDLRYNIGTGGFSKNIAKIASMISEQNEDEILIKEQWNAKAQSWFLANQPDSLITKFPKTIGSNININSLNSTDVYIILNGTNFEGSSATELLINSLKPHTNVHIIGRQTAGNNTGSITLYNSEDYDFPLKNETHTVALQPIVLSFLNKNDQTYENGFSPNINLCENEDILDLGVLGEDSDPILNSVLNYISTGNAVSNTNCNPNNFDYLFNSINTQKTINTGIFIQQNLPNTN; encoded by the coding sequence ATGAAGATTAATTTCAAAATTATTTTACTATTAATATGTATTTCAACAATAGTAGGTTGTACAAAAGAATATGAAATTCCTCAAGATTTAGTTATTAGTGATTTTGTTTGGAAAGGTTTAAACGCCTATTATTTACATCAAGATTTAGTGCCAGATTTGGCAGACACACGTTTTAACTCTGATGAACAACTAAATAATTATTTAAGGTCATTTCCAGATTATACTACACTGTTTTCTAGTTTATTAATTTCTTCGGATGTAAAATCTACTTTAGTAGAAGATTACAATACCCTAACTGAACCATTACCAAGAACAGCATTTACTAATGGTTTAGAGTTTGGTATTATTGCAAATCCTGCAAATAGCGATACTGTATTAGGATATGTAACTCATATTCTACCAAACTCTAATGCATCCACAAAAAATATTGTTAGAGGTGAATATTTTTTTGCAGTTAATGGGGTTCAACTAACTAAAACAAATTTCCAAGACTTGCTATTAAATGGTTCAGATACTTTTACTTTACAAATGGCAAATTTTGATGGAACAATAATCATCCCAAACACAAAGACAGTTTCTTTAGAAAAACAAGCATATACATATCCTACTACATTTATAGAGAAAGTTATTCCTGTAAATAAAGAAAACATTGGTTATTTAATGTATCAAAATGATTTTTCAAATAACTACATTAATGATTTAAATAACACCTTTTTAAACTTTAAGAATCAAAATGTTACTAAATTAATTTTAGACCTTAGATACAATATTGGCACTGGTGGTTTTTCAAAAAATATTGCAAAAATTGCTTCTATGATTTCAGAGCAAAATGAAGATGAAATTTTAATAAAAGAACAATGGAACGCAAAAGCACAAAGTTGGTTTTTGGCAAATCAGCCAGATTCATTAATTACAAAATTTCCAAAAACAATAGGCTCAAACATCAACATAAATAGTTTAAATAGTACTGATGTTTACATCATTTTAAATGGTACTAATTTTGAAGGTTCTTCTGCAACTGAATTATTAATTAATAGTTTAAAACCACATACAAACGTTCACATAATTGGTAGACAAACTGCAGGAAACAACACAGGATCCATTACATTGTACAATTCTGAAGATTATGATTTTCCTTTGAAAAACGAAACTCATACAGTTGCTTTACAACCAATAGTGTTAAGTTTCTTAAATAAAAACGACCAAACCTATGAAAACGGGTTTTCACCAAACATAAACCTTTGTGAGAATGAAGATATTTTAGATTTAGGTGTTTTGGGCGAAGATTCAGATCCTATTTTAAATAGCGTTTTAAATTATATTTCAACAGGAAATGCAGTTTCTAATACAAACTGTAATCCTAATAATTTCGATTATTTATTTAATAGCATCAATACACAAAAAACAATAAACACAGGCATTTTTATACAGCAAAATTTGCCAAATACAAATTAG
- a CDS encoding M23 family metallopeptidase translates to MKHLIILVFLAISSINFSQEKYPQDYFRDPLDVPIFLSGSFGELRSNHFHAGLDIKTQGKEGLKVYAAAEGYVSRIKVQQFGYGKAIYITHPNGFTTVYGHLSKFNDEIDAHVRSVQYEKENYDTGNLFFKKDEFPVKKGDVIAFSGDTGGSGGPHLHFEIRNTITENIINPLLFGIKVKDTRTPTFQGLKVYALNTDARINQQNKSFQIPIKKISEGNYTADRISASGLIGFSVSAFDQFNGVPNKNGIYSLEMLVNGKRVYYHDVEIFSFAQSKFLNLHIDYEHYKNYKKRYQKTHKVTSNKLSIYKDLINNGKIDIQNNMNYAIEIIAKDFEGNTSSLKFSVVGKESNALFSEIKDTTNYKIIAKKFHKFSQENVTIAFPKNTFYEDVYLDFTVDEKIAKIHTPTIPLDKNFTLTFNVSEYSEEEKEQLYIANLENPRYPRYQYTRKKDSTFYTTSKTLGDYTLLTDNEKPKINILYFKYEQWISNLETIQVKISDIGSGIKDWKATINDEWILMQYNHKKGILTYNFSDKKLVGSKHIFNLVVSDNVGNTNTISTTFFKKQIN, encoded by the coding sequence TTGAAACATTTAATAATACTCGTATTTTTAGCAATTTCTTCTATTAATTTTTCACAAGAAAAATATCCTCAAGATTATTTTAGAGATCCTTTAGATGTGCCTATATTTTTGTCTGGTTCCTTTGGTGAATTGCGAAGCAACCATTTTCATGCTGGTTTAGATATCAAAACCCAAGGCAAAGAAGGTTTAAAAGTTTATGCAGCTGCAGAAGGCTATGTATCAAGAATAAAAGTGCAGCAATTTGGATATGGAAAAGCAATTTATATTACGCATCCAAATGGTTTTACAACTGTTTATGGACATTTAAGCAAGTTTAATGATGAAATTGATGCACATGTTAGAAGTGTTCAATATGAAAAAGAGAATTATGATACTGGCAATCTTTTTTTTAAGAAAGATGAATTCCCAGTAAAAAAAGGAGATGTTATTGCCTTTTCTGGTGATACAGGTGGTTCAGGTGGCCCTCATTTACATTTTGAAATTAGAAATACTATTACCGAAAATATAATAAATCCTTTGCTATTTGGCATCAAAGTAAAAGATACAAGAACACCCACATTTCAAGGTTTAAAAGTATATGCTCTGAATACAGATGCTCGAATAAATCAACAAAATAAAAGCTTTCAAATACCGATAAAAAAAATTAGCGAAGGCAATTATACAGCAGATAGAATATCTGCAAGTGGCCTTATTGGTTTTAGTGTAAGTGCTTTTGATCAATTTAATGGTGTGCCTAATAAAAACGGAATTTATAGTTTAGAAATGCTAGTAAATGGCAAACGTGTATATTATCATGATGTAGAAATATTTTCGTTTGCACAAAGTAAATTTTTGAATTTACATATTGATTATGAGCATTATAAAAATTACAAAAAACGATATCAAAAAACACACAAAGTAACTTCAAACAAATTATCTATCTATAAAGATTTGATAAATAATGGTAAAATTGACATTCAAAATAACATGAATTACGCAATAGAAATTATTGCAAAAGATTTTGAAGGCAACACTAGTTCTCTAAAATTTTCTGTAGTTGGAAAAGAAAGTAATGCGCTCTTTTCTGAAATTAAAGACACTACAAACTATAAAATAATAGCTAAGAAGTTTCATAAATTTAGTCAAGAAAATGTAACCATTGCATTTCCTAAAAACACGTTTTATGAAGATGTATATTTAGATTTTACAGTTGATGAAAAAATAGCTAAAATCCATACACCAACGATTCCCCTTGATAAAAATTTTACACTTACTTTTAACGTTTCAGAATATTCTGAAGAGGAAAAAGAACAACTTTATATTGCAAATTTAGAGAATCCAAGATATCCTAGATATCAATATACTAGAAAAAAAGACAGCACTTTTTACACTACATCTAAAACTTTAGGTGATTACACTTTATTAACTGATAATGAAAAACCTAAAATAAATATTTTGTATTTTAAATATGAGCAATGGATATCAAACCTAGAAACCATACAAGTAAAAATAAGTGATATTGGTTCTGGCATTAAAGATTGGAAAGCCACTATAAATGATGAATGGATTTTAATGCAATACAATCATAAAAAAGGAATATTAACTTATAATTTTAGTGATAAAAAATTGGTTGGTAGCAAACATATCTTTAATCTTGTAGTATCAGATAATGTTGGGAATACGAATACGATTTCTACAACGTTCTTTAAGAAACAAATAAACTAA
- a CDS encoding RNA polymerase sigma factor, translating to MNQSDFLKVVLPFKDKVFRLAKRLLVSREEAEDATQELIFKLWKNKEKIGNYNNVEAFAMTMTKNYCYDRLKSKQASNLTLVHSNYKEKDTSLDKKLEYQDSVNQVHLLIEKLPEQQKIIIQLRDIEEYDFDEICKMVDMKPTAVRVALSRARKTIREELIKKHNYGVS from the coding sequence ATGAACCAGTCAGACTTTTTAAAAGTTGTTTTACCTTTTAAAGATAAGGTTTTTAGATTAGCAAAAAGATTGCTAGTATCTAGAGAAGAAGCAGAAGATGCCACTCAAGAACTTATTTTTAAGTTATGGAAAAACAAAGAAAAAATTGGCAACTATAATAATGTAGAAGCTTTTGCAATGACTATGACAAAAAATTATTGTTATGATCGCTTAAAAAGTAAGCAAGCCAGTAATTTAACATTAGTACACAGTAATTATAAAGAAAAAGATACGTCTTTAGATAAAAAGTTGGAATATCAAGACAGTGTAAACCAAGTACATTTATTGATAGAAAAATTACCAGAACAACAAAAAATAATCATTCAATTAAGAGATATTGAAGAATATGATTTTGATGAGATTTGTAAAATGGTAGATATGAAACCAACAGCAGTAAGAGTTGCTTTGTCTAGAGCAAGAAAAACAATAAGAGAAGAATTAATTAAAAAACACAACTATGGAGTTAGCTAA
- the xerD gene encoding site-specific tyrosine recombinase XerD, protein MKWKNAIRDYQLYLKIERGLSQNTIESYSRDLDKLILFLQENDIKETPISIDKTIVQQFIYELAKKVNPRSQARIISGLRSFFDYLVFEDYRETNPTDLLETPKIGRKLPDTLSEEEINELISAVDLSHSQGERNRTILETMYSCGLRVSELVTLKISDLFFEEGFIKVTGKGDKERFVPIHYNAQKYISMYINEIRTHLKPSKGFEDTLFLNRRGKGLTRQMIFTILKEVSVKINLNKKISPHTLRHSFATHLLKNGADLRAIQQMLGHESITTTEVYVHLDTSYLKEVVETYHPRRSPF, encoded by the coding sequence ATGAAATGGAAAAACGCAATAAGAGATTATCAATTGTATTTAAAAATTGAACGTGGTTTATCTCAAAACACTATCGAAAGTTATTCTAGAGATTTAGATAAATTAATTTTATTTCTTCAAGAAAATGATATTAAAGAAACTCCTATTTCTATTGATAAAACTATAGTTCAGCAATTTATTTATGAACTTGCGAAAAAAGTAAATCCGAGAAGTCAAGCAAGAATAATATCAGGATTAAGAAGTTTTTTTGATTACTTAGTTTTTGAAGATTACAGAGAAACGAATCCTACAGATTTATTAGAAACACCAAAAATCGGTAGAAAATTACCTGATACTTTATCCGAAGAAGAAATAAACGAATTAATTTCAGCTGTTGATTTAAGCCACTCTCAAGGTGAAAGAAACAGAACTATTTTAGAAACTATGTACAGTTGTGGGTTAAGAGTTAGTGAATTAGTTACACTAAAAATTTCTGATTTATTTTTTGAAGAAGGTTTTATAAAAGTAACAGGGAAAGGAGATAAAGAACGTTTTGTTCCTATTCATTACAATGCACAAAAATACATATCAATGTATATCAATGAAATTAGAACTCACTTAAAACCTAGCAAAGGTTTTGAAGATACGCTCTTTTTAAACAGACGTGGAAAAGGTTTAACTAGGCAAATGATTTTTACAATCTTAAAAGAAGTATCAGTAAAAATAAACTTGAATAAAAAAATAAGTCCACATACATTAAGACATTCTTTTGCAACACATTTATTAAAAAACGGAGCAGATTTAAGAGCAATACAACAAATGTTAGGTCATGAAAGCATCACTACAACAGAAGTTTATGTTCATTTAGATACCAGTTATTTAAAAGAAGTTGTGGAAACTTATCACCCTAGAAGAAGCCCATTCTAA